cactataatacccaatattggagcctaaattataaaaaaatcatatataaaatggactttagaaacacacccaaaacccatttacaacataacaataaggcttttaacttcttttaaattacaaaactgccattgatttcttaaaacaaacccaacccaaaaacctcataaaacagcccaaaaacactcaatggggtatcaaagtaatttaataattaaaNattaaattcaatagggccagctattattttttggatttttttggggtatgtttatagaaattaaatagtgtagggtttatttataattttagtgctaagaatggatatttgactaaatatctcaaaataaaacacaaataTTTCCCCTCCTTTCAAATTtgtatttaagaaaaaaaaataaaaaattcccatTTTATTTGCTCATTTGGTATCAAGAgcaattttttcttatttccgatgtgggataGATATAGTGCTGCTGCAGTGCTTGTTCCACATATGATCAAAATTCACTCAACACTAATTGCATTCTCAACAAAACCGAGCTGGGAATTAATCCCAGAAATTTCTCTGACAATTTGATCAAGTGCACCTTCGTCTTTGAGTATGGCCGTATGAGAAACCCCAGGAATTCTGATGgtttttagggtttgatttttcatatcaGACCATAGAGATTCATGTGCCATTAAGCTCACCATGTTCACAGTCCCATCTCCATCCCCATAAACAATCTCAGGCTGCTCATCAAAACCCTTGTTTCCATAGAACAAAGTCTCCACTGTCTTCACACCACTTCCAAAAACACAAGTAATAGGCACCCCGGGAGCAACCAGCTGATCCATCAAGCCCAAAACGCGCGTTTTGAAAGGATGAACACCTTGTTCAAATCCAATGTCGCTGAGAAATTGTGGAATATCAGAGGCTGAATATGTAGCGCTTGGGGTGATTACAAGTGGGGTTTTACGACCAaataatttagggtttggCATTAGCCAAAGGTTGCTCTCTGAGCTCCTTTGCTCTTCTCTTACTAGCAATGGATCCACTAGGGGCACCCCTAATGTGTTGCCTGAGGCAAATGTGAGCATTTCGTCCACTGTGCCACCCCATGGTGTGGAGAGTGAAACAAAGTGTTTGATGAATTTCCGACGCCACGAAGGTGTGTTCCGGTTGAGGAGGTGGAGAGCAAAGAGGCCTCCTAAGCTGTGTGACACAAGAATTACTGGCCTTCCTCCATTAGAGGTGCTTGCATTTTCTATCAAATCTTTTAGGTCTTGTAAGAACTTTGAACCAACATGGGCTGGATGATCTTCTGGTGCCAAACCATACCGAAAATCATATGGGGCCCCAAATAGGGTTTTTTCGTTGACATAGCCAATGTTTTCCAATGATTCCACTAGAGGTGCCATGTATCCCGTGATGCGCCTATATACAAATGTAGTTATCTACTATTAGTGCAAACATAAAATCGATTTTTAACATTCGCCTTATGCTGTCAAATTTTCCATCTCAATAATATTATGTTATAAACGATAAAATGAGACATTGTTCAtgtaacaatttttttttttttgggtcaaatgtTCATGTAACATTGGCACAACATAATTGATATTCTAAACTTTGTGACAAGtgaaaatttctcaaatttttaaaaactaccTTCTATGAATGCAGAAATTAACTTAAGCAACAAATGAGCTTACTTGAGATTGGGGTCGAGGTAGAGAAGAGACTGGGTGGAACCAAAGTGAGACACCCTGGTCTCGATCCCAGGGGCATTTTGGTAATCATCCAAATCAGGGTCATAATAAAGCGTCATGCGCTCGGCAAAGCAGGAGGTGAAAGGAGCCAAGAGGACACTCGGGTCGAACCAGAGCCTGAACCAGCCGTCCTTCTTCCTCTGAAATGGGTACCAACGGCTGCACAGCAGACTAGAGGGCTTGTACTTGCTGGTTAGCCGGGCTTCCAGCTGGTTCCCGCCATTCCCAGGTATGAGGATCAGAGGGTGGAGGTTGCTGGCTGCCTGACACGTGTACACCATCACAGCCATTGACGAGACCAAGCTAACCAGCAGCACCAGTTTCAGACCTGGCTCCTTCATAATTTGCTCCTCTTCGTCGTTGATTATCTCTTGGGATTCTCCCTGCGGCAGAGTGATGAGCAAATTTTGACTGCGTTGTACTTGCTATCAAATCTTCCTGGCTTGTGGATGTACACATCTGCTTGCTATAAACTTGTGGTGGAAAATGAGATACGTAACGCAGCCTTAATGGATAAATCAAAAACACACCCATGTATGTTATTCACGCACccaccaaaagaagaaaaagcttATCTGGGTTGGGCCTTGAGGCCTTTAAACTTGGGCCTAACCTTTGAAGCAGATTATTGAACTTTGGGCCGTTTTCTGGTCAAAAGTCTATGTTTAAATTTTTACCATAATTTCATGAAACCTTTGAAAAAATTGGGCACATTATATAACATACGAAAAAAGCAGGTATCAGTTTAGCCAAGTTGGATAGTGTGAATGTGCTCTTTATTATGCATTCGAATTCGAATCCCCCTCAACGTATTCTAGAATaatgtaaaataaatacaaacaaGAAATGTCATAATACTTATTTATTCAAGTCAAACTTATGTGATTGGTACTTAATTGCAATATCCTAATCATTTTTTTCCAAACACGCACATACAACCGGCGCccacaaattatatatatatatatatgttggccagctttcaattttttttaataatatttaacTCGTGTTAAGCACATAATTCTTTGCCTCTTTTTTTAGAAAaccctttttatatttatttgggTCTAAACTTTATCCCACGCTAAGTATTTTTTTCATGAAATTACCAAAACCAGTCAAAGAGCACTCATAGTGTGACAGAGTCAATGTCTGCCATGGCCTCACTGCGGAGAACActaattcaattgttcaatAATTTTAGATAGCAGTCATTGCATTGCAGTGGCAGCAATtgactgaatttttttattttgaccaaaatacaaatgattgaatttttttatattaagtTGATCATTGTTTTAACTTACACACACAGGATTGCCatggaagagaagagaagctCCTTTTACAAGAAATGAGCGTGTAGTTGGTTTGCAATTTGACCATTAAGCCACCAGCAGATGACTCATCAAATGGATGAGAGGAGCAACAACAACATACAAATGTGGAAAACCCCCATAGTCAACTTAAACCgtcttttcaattttggccTACTTCATcatttcaaattaattaagagtGCAAACCGCCTTTCCCTCTTGCTTTTCATTCCTTGTATTcctcattaatttttatttatttttatgaaagcaaaacttcattagataaCATTACAATCAAATATATTTTACTTAAAAAGAGATTAAGAATGCAACAAATTaacatgttaaaaataaaactaaatagATAAAAACCGCCTTAATCCACATCACTAATCCTTGTATTCCTCATTCAGTTTATGTTACCTGTATTCCACTTGTACATAGATTTATGTATTTAATGTGTTCAAAAACTATTTAATCTCTTTTTAAGTAAAATATCAAAAACTATTTAATCTCTGTTtaagtaaaatataaatattttgcaTTTAATACACGTGAAATAAACTGCAtaagaaaagcaaaaagagaaagagaaattaGTTAACATTCCTGATTAGAAAAGCCGAAAATCTTAGCACACCACATACCTCTTTGTTCTTATCTCTTTGCCTTTTCTAATCTCGTGGGTTCTGAAAAAGTCTAAACCCACCTCCTTCTTGTTCATACTTTACTCAACCACGTTGTTTCTTGGTCACCCTCTACAAAACCGTATATATTCACATTGCCTCTCAACGCACCTCtgcctctctccctctctctcattttttcatttccctcataaacccaATTTCAATCAAATCCCACTAAACCCCTTTTGCTCAATCaacaattttgatttcttgtcACATAAAAAAGTTGTGCAACATGAGAAGCACCAAAGaacagaacaaaaacaagttcATGAGAATCATCACAGTACCCATCAGAGCTCTGAGCAAAGCCAAGGACTTTTATGTGAGAAGCATGACAGATGTGGCTGAGAGAGTGAGCTATGGCAACACCATGGGAGGCCCAGGTGGCCAGTTCTCTTCAAGCCTTCCCAAAAGCTTCAGCTCTAGGTCAACTTCTGGGTCGAGTGAAGCCAGTGGTGATGATTTTTCAGAGCTTATCAGAGCTGCCTCTGCCAGGAGCTATGGAACAAGGATTGATGTGGATGCAATATTGAAAGAGCAGCAGCTGAAGCGATCTGCTACAACCACCACCATGGGATCAAAAGCTGTGCTTCCCAAGTGTAGCAGCGTGGCCATGGGCAGGATTGATGAAGACGGGCCTGCTGATTTTGATGAACATGCTGCTGCTGGTGATGTCAAGCCTGACTTGTTCTACCCAAGAAGCAGAAGCTATGCTGTTACAAAGAGAAGTGTTGCTTTCTGATCGTTCTGTAATG
The window above is part of the Prunus dulcis chromosome 1, ALMONDv2, whole genome shotgun sequence genome. Proteins encoded here:
- the LOC117616778 gene encoding lecithin-cholesterol acyltransferase-like 1, giving the protein MKEPGLKLVLLVSLVSSMAVMVYTCQAASNLHPLILIPGNGGNQLEARLTSKYKPSSLLCSRWYPFQRKKDGWFRLWFDPSVLLAPFTSCFAERMTLYYDPDLDDYQNAPGIETRVSHFGSTQSLLYLDPNLKRITGYMAPLVESLENIGYVNEKTLFGAPYDFRYGLAPEDHPAHVGSKFLQDLKDLIENASTSNGGRPVILVSHSLGGLFALHLLNRNTPSWRRKFIKHFVSLSTPWGGTVDEMLTFASGNTLGVPLVDPLLVREEQRSSESNLWLMPNPKLFGRKTPLVITPSATYSASDIPQFLSDIGFEQGVHPFKTRVLGLMDQLVAPGVPITCVFGSGVKTVETLFYGNKGFDEQPEIVYGDGDGTVNMVSLMAHESLWSDMKNQTLKTIRIPGVSHTAILKDEGALDQIVREISGINSQLGFVENAISVE
- the LOC117620697 gene encoding uncharacterized protein LOC117620697; this translates as MRSTKEQNKNKFMRIITVPIRALSKAKDFYVRSMTDVAERVSYGNTMGGPGGQFSSSLPKSFSSRSTSGSSEASGDDFSELIRAASARSYGTRIDVDAILKEQQLKRSATTTTMGSKAVLPKCSSVAMGRIDEDGPADFDEHAAAGDVKPDLFYPRSRSYAVTKRSVAF